Within the Sulfurospirillum barnesii SES-3 genome, the region CGAGCCAAATTACCCGCAATCTTAAGAAGCAAGGTTGATTTACCTACCCCTGGGCTTCCACCAATCAGCGTAAGGCTACCTTGAACAATACCTCCACCTAAAACGAGGTCTAATTCTGTATCTCCTGAGCTGAAACGCTCAATCTGTTCAAAACTCACTTCCGTAATAGGAATTGCGCTACCCTGCGTCGATGAGGGCTTAGAATTAATCTCTTTTAAAACCTCAATTTGGTTTTGTGAAAGCTCTATATATTCATCCCATGCACCACAATTTGGGCATTTTCCAAGCCATTTAGCACTTTGGTGTCCACAGGCTTGACACTCAAATAAAATCTGTTTTTTAGCCATTGACGTTGGTAAAAATGGAATCTAGTATGGTATCAATATAATCATCAGCATTAAAAACGATTAAATCATCGCGTCCTTCACCGACACCCACATACAAAATAGGCAGTTGTAAAGCTTTTGCAATGCCAAAAAGTGAACCACCTTTCGCGGTGCCATCCAGTTTGGTAATAATAATGCCATCAATGTTTATCATTTCATGAAAGGCTTTGGCTTGATTAATCGCAGAGCTTCCTTGTGTGCCATCTAAGATAAGAATCTTACGATGCGGTGCTCCACTGAGCGCTTTATCGCAAATGCGGACAATTTTTTTCAATTCATTGGAGAGATTGACTTGATTGTGCAATCGTCCTGCGGTGTCAATAATCACATGGTCAATTTTTTTAGCGACAGCTGAACTAATCGTATCGTAAGCAACCGCAGAGGGATCATGCCCTTGTTGGGTATAAATGATACCCACATCAATTTTTTCAGCCCAGCTTTTTAGTTGCTCAATCGCTGCTGCTCTAAAGGTATCTGCAGCACCTAAAAGGACACTTTGATGCTCTTTTTTATAGGTCTGTGCCAGTTTGGCAATCGTTGTGGTTTTTCCTGCTCCATTAACACCAATAATAAGCTCAACAAATGGTTTTTGTGATGAAAGGATAGGCGCATTTTCATACATAAAGTACGATTGAAGGACACGTTTAACATCAGAACGCACAAGCATTTGGGAGGGAGGCAAGTAATAAATAATTTCCTCAACCAATTCGTAAGGAATATCTGATTCAATCAGAATCTCTTCTAAAAGGGTTTTGTCAATTTTTTCAACCTTTTCAGGCAAAATCTCTTTAATAGCCCCTAAGGTTTTACCCAGTCCTTTTTTAATAAAACTAAACATTAGAGCACTTTTTTAATGTCAGCATCAATCATCTCTTCAGGAATTGCACCAACATAATGCGTCGAATAGTTGCCATTTCTATCATAAAGAAACATAAAAGGAATATTTTTAACGCCACCCACATTTTTTGCAAATTCGAAGTTTTCAGGACCATTGGTAATGATGTAATTAATCGCATTAAATTTGATAAAACTTTGAATTTCTTCATTGGATTTATTCTCTTCTAAAAGAACACTAATGATGACAAAATGCTCTTTGTATTTTTCTTGAAGATTAATGAGGTGTGGAATTTCAGCTTTGCATGGTGGGCACCACGTGGTAAAAAAATTGACTAAAACAACTTTATTTTCAAAACCTGAAAAGGTAAATCCTTTTTCTGTGGGATTGGCTTGAATACTCTTTCCATAAACGTCTTGAAGTGTTATTTTCTCACGTTTAAGTGTTTGAGGTGAGCTCATATTTTTATCTTCATCTTTTCTTTTTTTGTCGGAAGAACATCCTTGAAAAAAGAGGATGGAGCATGAGACAAACAGTGTGAGCCAAAACTTCATTATAATCCTTTTTTATAGTAAAATAAGTATGATTGTATTCAAAGAAGGCTTAAAATGACAACAATGAAAAAAATTAAGTTTGAAACAAAATCAGAATTTCGGGCATTTGCTAGGGAAAAATTAGCCTCTCTTCCTCCTGCTTATGCACGTGATAAAAAGATGCAACGTATGCTTTTTGATTTGATTTGTCACACAAAAGTTCGCTCACTTTTACTCTATGTTTCATTGCCTATAGAAGTCTCTACAAACGGACTTATCGCTACATGTAGACGTAAAAAACTGAAGGTCTATGTTCCATTTATGGAAGGTATTAGTTTCAAGATGGTAGAATGGAGATTGCCTTTAGAAAAAAAAAGATTTAACATTAAAGAGCCTAAAAACTCTTTGGCTGTTAAACCAAAAATTGATTTTGCCATAGTGCCTGTCATTGGGGTTGATGGGGCACTTAAGAGAATTGGTTTTGGAAAAGGGATGTATGATCGTTTTTTTGCATCACTCAAACCAAAACCTCCAGTAGCCTTTGTTCAAAAGGAGTTTTGCATGACACCAACTCATTTGTCTGAAGCGCACGATATTGGAGCAGATATTTATTTAACCCCAAATAAAACTATTATTAAAAGAGGGAAAAATGGTTCTAGAGTCATTAGCCGTTGGAGGAGCCGCCGTAGTGAGCGGCGTTGCGGGGTTTTTTATCGCAAAAAAGATGGAAGTTGCCAACTATGAAATTCATATAGCACAAGCCAAAGCCAAAGCCAAAGCCATTGAGCATGAAGCAGAGTTGGTCTTAAGTAACAGCAATATTAAAATTAAAGAAGCGGAGCTTGAAGCCAAGCGTAAATACGAAGACAGGACGATTGCTCTTAAAAAAGAGCATTCAGAGAAGATGCTTGAGCTTGAGAAAAAAGAGCGTGGATATAAGGATGAGTTGAAGAAAATCACCAAAGAGCGTGAAGAGATTCAAACCATACAAAACAGTGCTAATTCCTTATTTGAAGAGGGTAGAAATCTGCAAGAGATGTATCGTGCAAAAGTGGACGAGGCGCTTTTAGTGCTTGAACGCTCTTCTGGTTTAACACAAAATGAAGCCAAAGAGATTGTTTTAGCCAAAGTAGAAGAGCAATCACGTGCGGAAATTGCCCATACGGTAAGACGTTTAGAAGAAGAAGCCAAACAGGATATTAAACGCCGTGTTAACTACATTTTAGCACAGGCGACAACTCGTTTTGCAGGTGAGTTTGCTGCTGAGCGTTTGATTAATGTGGTCAATATTAAAGATGATGAGCTTAAGGGTCGTATTATCGGGAAAGAGGGTCGAAACATTAAGACCTTAGAGATGCTTTTGGGCGTTGATATTATTATTGACGATACGCCAAATGCCATTATTTTAAGTAGCTTTAACCTTTACCGTCGTGCGATTGCAACCAAAGTCATTGAGCTTTTGGTGCAAGATGGAAGAATTCAGCCAGCACGCATTGAGGGAATTTATGAGAAAGTTAAAGATGAGTTTGACCATAGTTTAATGGAAGAGGGTGAGAATATCGTTATTGATTTGGGGCTGACTAAGGTTCATCCAGAGCTTGTGAAGTTGATTGGTCGTCTAAAATTTCGTGCCAGTTATGGTCAAAATGCACTGGGACACTCTTTGGAAGTGGCGCATCTTGCAGGCATTATTGCGGCTGAAACAGGAGGCGATGTCCTTTTAGCCAGACGAGCAGGTATTTTACATGATATTGGTAAAGCCTTGACGCATGAAACAGCGGGGAGTCACGTTGATTTGGGGGCAGAAATTTGCCGTCGATACAAAGAACATGATGTGGTTATTAACGCTATTTATGCGCACCATGGGCATGAAGAGCCAACCTCTGTTGAATCTGCTGCTGTGTGTGCTGCTGATACACTCTCAGCTGCTCGTCCAGGAGCTCGTCGAGAGGTTTTAGAGAGCTTTTTAAAACGGGTTCAAGATATTGAAGATATTGCGAAAAGCAAGCCAGGTATTAAACAAGTGTATGCCATTAATGCAGGTCGAGAGATTCGCGTGATTGCGAATGCTAAGCTTATCAATGATGATGAAGCCGTCTTGCTTGCCAAAGAGATTGCTCAGGAGATTGAGAGTAAAGTACAATATCCTGGTGAAATCAAGGTAAATGTCATTCGAGAGCTTCGTGCTATTGATTTTGCACGCTAATTGTTTTTACATGTAGAGGGTTATCCCTCTACATGACTGCTTTTTTGATGGAAATTTAATGCACACACACTACACCTTTAAAACCCTCTTTCATGCCATAAAACAGTATCAAAAAGAGTTGATTCTTGCCAATATGATCGCACTCTTTGCTGTGATGATTCACACTCCTGTCCCTTTGCTTATGCCAATGCTTGTTGATGAAGTCTTGCTAAAGCAGAGCGGTTTTTTAACCACACATATTGATGCACTTTTTGGACAAGCAAGCCCTGCTTATGTTTATATTATGATTGTATTGGTCATCGTCATTGCTTTAAGAGTTTGTTTCTTTTTACTCAATTATATGCAAACAAAACTTTTTACCATTGTTTCTAAAAACATTGCCTTTAAAATGCGTGAGCATGTTTTAGCACATCTAAGCAAGGTGGCTATGAATCAGTTTGAGTTTTTTGGTTCGGGTAAAGTCGCTTCATTGATGGTGACGGATATTGAAACGATTGATAATTTTCTAGGCGTTTTTGTTAGCCGTTTAATTATTTCCTTATTAAGTATCATAGGGGTTGGTGCGGTGCTTTTGATGATTCATTGGCAACTGGCACTTTTTATTTTAATTTTAAATCCTATCGTCATTCTTCTTACGACTAAAATGGCTAAAAAGGTAGCAAAGCTTAAAAAAGAGCAAAACAGTGCGTTTGAGCTTTTTCAAGAATCTCTCTTAGAAGCACTGGAGATGTTTGTTCAAATTCGAGCGACCAATAAAGAAAAACTCTTTTTTGATAGGGTACAAGAGAGTGCACGGCGTATTAAAGAGCGTTCCATTATTTTTGGCTATAAAAGCGATGGTGCAAACCGACTCTCTTTTTTGATTTTTCTCTCAGGTTTTGAGCTTTTTAGAGCGGCGAGTATTTTTGTGGTTGCCTACAGTGATTTGAGTATTGGTTCGATGTTGGCAATTTTTGGCTACCTTTGGGTGATGATGCCCTCCATTCAAGATATTTTAAATATCCAATATTCGTATCATAATGCGCAAAAAGCATTGGATAGAATTAACGAAATTTTATCATTAAAAGCAGAAGAAAAAGGGTTACATGTAAAGAACCCTTTTGCGCAAAATAAGACCAATGCTATTGAGCTAAAAGGCGTTAGTTTTAGCTATGATGATAGCAAGCAAATTTTAGAGGACATTAATATGTCAATCCCTCGGGGAGCTAAAATTGCCATTATTGGTGCAAGTGGCAGTGGAAAGACAACATTGGCGCATTTATTGGTAGGGCTTTATCCTCTTACTCAGGGTGATATTTTAATTGATGGGATTTCAACACAAGAGATTGGTTTGGATGTGGTGCGAGACCATGTTTTTCTGGTTTTGCAAAATCCTCAACTTTTTAATGCCTCGTTAGCCCAGAATTTGATGATTGATGAAAAAACGGATAAGGCGTTGGTTCAAAAAGCCTTGCACATTGCCCAGTTAGAGAGCTTTATTGAAGAGCTTCCTTTCGGACTAGATACACAGATTGGGAAGCATGGTCTTAAACTCTCAGGAGGGCAAAGGCAACGCTTAAGTATCGCACGGATGGTATTGCAAAATCCTAATATTGTGGTTTTAGATGAATCAACATCCGCTTTAGATGTTCACACAGAGGCAAAGCTTTTTGGTGCCCTTGAAGCGTATTTGGAAAGTAAAACGACCATTATTATTGCCCACAGGTTAAGTACCATTAAAAAGGCGGATTATATTTATGTGCTGGATAAAGGTAAAATTTTAGAATCAGGAACACACGAGCAGTTAATGCGTGAAGAAGGCGCATTTTTTAACTATAAACGTTTATCGTAAAGAAGGAGAAAGAAAATGAAAAAAATAGGAATGAGTTTTTTATTAAGTATGATGATGCTGTCAGGCCTTTATGGTTCAGCAGAAGAGCAATTATTGGATGCCTCCAATGTGCTTAAAAATATGATACGTGACTCTAAAGTCAACATCCCACCACGGGTGCTCTCCAGTACACAAGCGATTGCCATCTTTCCTGCTACGATAGAGATTAGTTTCTTTCTAGGGGGAAAAACAGGCAACGGGGTTATGGTGGTGCGTCAAAGTGATGGTTCATGGAGCCATCCATTTTTTGTAAAATTAGGGGGTGCAGGGCTTGGATTTCAAATTGGGGTAGAGAAAAAAGATATTTTGATGCTCTTTAAAAGCCGTGACATCGTCCAAAAACTTGCCAACAATAAAATGACACTAGGGGTCGATGCTTCTGTAGCAGCTGGACCTGCGGGGGATAGTATTGGAAGAGGAAGCGAAGTTGATTTTTCTTCAGAAGTGTATACGTACACCAAAACACAAGGGGCGTTTGTGGGTGTTTCGTTTGATGGTTCCGTGATGAATCATGATTACGATAAAAACATCGAACTGTATGGCAATAATGTGATGCCAGAGCAGATTGTACAATCAGATGGCTTGCTTTCATCGTATGCGATAGAAGAGTTTCTAAAAAGTATCCAGCAGTTGACTCATTAAGGATTGTTGTGGAAGATATTTTTAACGCATTAATCACCTATGGATATATTATTTTATTTTTCTACTCGTTTGGGGGTGGCATGGTTGCTATTATTGCAGCGGGTGTCCTCTCTTACGCAGGAAAAATGGATTTGAGTACCTCTATTGTCGTTGCAGGTACTGCTAATGTCATTGGAAGTGCCTTTTTATTTTACATGGGGCGCTACAATAAAAAAGCATTTATGCCCTACATCAAAGCGCACCGCAGAAAATTAGCGCTGAGCCATCTTTTAATGAAAAAGTATGGTGATAAAATTATTTTTTTCCAAAAGTTTATTTATGGGCTTAAAACACTGGTGCCTCTTACGATTGGATTAACCAAATATTCACAAGTGAAATTTCATACGCTCAACACCATTTCAGCTTTTTTATGGGCATTTATTTTAGGATTAGGTAGTTATTTAGCAGGTGAGCTTTTAATGCGCATTGCCGCATATTTTTCGGACAATACGTTTATGGCACCCCTCATTCTTCTCTCAATTCTTGGACTGATTTGGTTTTACTTTCAAAAGGCGACACAAAAGAAGCGCTAAAGCGCTTCTTTGCTCGTATAAACTTAGAAAATTTTATTGCTTATGATGAGCATTTTTTGCTCAAAACGACTCATGAATTCATCGTAGGCTTTTTTCGTTTCACTTAGGGTACAAATTAAACTTTTCATGGCGCACCTCTGTTTTAAATTTTCCATATTGTAATAAAAAAATTATTTATGCTATAATTTTATTTCAAAATGAAATATTAGGAGAAAAAATGCCAGATATTTTAAGTGTCTTCCATAAAATTAAAGATATTCTCTCCGAAGAGCTGGGCGAGCGAAAAGTGTTTGATAAAGATGTTGCTGAAGCCTTAGGCATCAATCAACTCACTTTGGCCACCATGAAAAATCGTGCAAAACTTCCTTATAAAGAGATTTTAGAGTTTTGTGCGAAACGTAAAATTTCGATTAATTGGCTTTTATTTGACCAATTTGTTGAGAGCCTACAAGCCCAGACCGATAAATTTGCAAGGGTGCATTATTTTAAAGACATTTACGCCTCAGCAGGTGGTGGTGCTTTGAATGAGGAAGAAGAAGGTGAAATGATGTACTTGGATGAAGAAATTGTTCAAAAACTAGGTGGGCTTGGGATGATTAAGCATATTCAAGCGATTAATGTTTTAGGCGATTCCATGGAACCAACCCTTTTTAGCGGTGATGTTGTTTTTATTCACAAAGAGTATACCAATGCTCGAAAAGCAGGCATTTATGTGGTTTCAACCCCTGCGGGGCTTTTTATTAAACGTTTGCACGTGCATGCCAATGGTACGGTTGCTTTGGTTTCAGACAACGAAGCGTATACCCCTGAAGTGATGCAAGCAGATGATGTGAAAGTCTTAGGAAAAGTGGTTGGTAAACTCTCTACCAATGTGTAGCGTCTGCAAAACGCTACACGCATTTAGAGCTTAAAACTATTTTTGGCGAGACCAATACCCCGCAAGCAGAGCCCCTGAAATATTGTGCCAAACACTAAAAATTGCACCAGGTAACGCACTAAGAGGGGTAAAATATTTCATAGCAAGAGCAACCGCAAGTCCTGAATTTTGCATCCCCACTTCAATGGCAATGGTTTTACAAATTTTATGCTCAAATCCCATAAAGCGTGCTATCCAATAGCCACTAAAGAGTCCTGTAAGGTTATGTAACATAATTCCCACAATGACCATGAGCCCAATACTAGCAATTCTTCCTTGATTAAGTGCAACGACAATGGCGATAATCAAGACAATGGCTAGCATTGAAAGTGTCGCCAAATAGGGCTCATAGCGTTTAATGAAGCGATGAAGAAAATAGTTTACAATCACTCCTACAAACACAGGTGCTAAAACCAGTTGCAAAATGCTAATGAGCATATCGCTTGCTGGGACAGGAACCGTCTGCCCCACATACAAAAGGCTTAAAAAAGGTGTTGCCACAATAGAAAGCAAGGTTGATGTGATGGTCATCGTAATGGAAAGGGCTACATCACCTTTGGCTAAATAGGTAATGACATTGGACGCCGTACCACCTGATACCGCTCCTACGAGTACCATTCCAATGAGTAGCTCTGTTGAAAACCCTAAGGCTTTGGAAAGCAAGAGAGCTGCAAGAGGCATGATGGTAAATTGCAAGAGTATGGTTAAAATAATCGGTTTTGGTTTTTTCAAAACACGTGCAAAATCTTCTAAACGTAAGGTGACACCCATAAAAAACATAATGGCGACCAACAAGGGGGTGATATAGGCCTTGTACGGCACAATGTGCTCAGGTACACTGTACGCCAGAATGGAAAAAAGCAGTGCCCATAAGGGGAAAAGGGTGTTAATGCGTGCAATCATCATAAAAATCCTTTGTGAAAGTAACGTGAAACAAAAGAGGAAATTATAGCAGAAGTGGGTAAAAGAGGGTTTACATGTAAAGCATGGAAGCTTTACATGTAAGGCACGATTAGAGTGTGTCTTTGATTTCGATGGTGAGCATTTTATCGTCTTGAGTGATGCTGTCAAGCACTTTAAAGCTCTCTTTATCCTCTTTATCAATTGCACCAAAAACGGTGTGAACGCCATCTAAGTGAGGGCAGTCTACAAAGCAGATAAAAAATTGGCTTCCACCTGTGTTGGGACCTGCGTGTGCCATCGAGAGACTTCCTCGTTTGTGTTTACTTTTTTGACCACGGCATTCGCACGCAATATTCCAGCCAGGACCTCCTGTACCTCTACCGCTTGGACATCCGCCTTGTGCCATAAAATTTTTAATCACACGGTGGAAAATAAGCCCATCGTAGAATTTATCGTTGGCAAGGGTCGCAAAGTTTGCTACAGCAATGGGTGTCTCTTCAGGGTTTAGTTTAATGACAATATCGCCTTTTTCGGTTTTAATGATGGCATATTGAAACGCTAAGAGTTGCTCTTTGGTGTAGTCGTATGTTTTGAGTTTACTCATGAATGAAACCTTTAAAATGTTAAATAAAAACGCCATTATAACCATCTATTCCTATAAGCGGGATTAACCTTTTTGTGTAGTATTTGTCAAGGAATTTGCTATACTTTTTGAAGATAAAAATAAGGATGAGAGATGCATCAGCCTTTAAGTTTATTGCTCATTGAAGATGACAGTGCTTTGCGCACAGAATTAGAGGCATTTTTGAGTGATTTTTTCGATGAAATTATCTCGTGTGACTCTGCAGAAAATGCTTATACGTATTATGAAAAAAAGCGTTTTGATGTTGTGGTCAGCGATATTGAATTGCCTGCACAAAACGGTTTAGCATTTATTGAAAAAATCAAGAAAAAAAATCCTTCTCAAATGGTGCTTGTCATCTCTGCGTATAAAGAGGTGGACTATTTTCTAAAAAGCATTGAGCTTGGTATTTTTAGTTTTTTAACCAAACCCTTTGATAGCCAACATCTTATCAATACTTTTTTTAAAGTCACCGCACTTTTACGTAAAGAACACAATCATGATTGCTCTCATCATCGGCTTGTTTTAAGCGAGGGTGTTGTCTTTGATAGGCAAGAACATACGTTACATGTAAAGGGTGTTTTGCAAGAGTTAACCGCAAAAGAAGAGCTTTTACTCTCTCTCTTAGCCAAACATGTCAATCAATTTGTCCGCAATGAACATTTGTGTCACGCAGTCTGGAAGAGCGAGGAGGTCAATAGCTCAACACTGCGAGCTTTGGTGAAGCGTTTACGAGATAAATTGGGGTATGATGAGAGCATTATCAATTTAAAAAACAGGGGCTATAAATTACGAATGAATCATCTTTAAGAGATGATTTTCAGGAATTCCAAGAAAGTAGCCTTGCGCATAATCAATGCCTAGTTTTTGAACCATTTTAAGCTCCTCATCACTTGATACATACTCCGCAACAACCTTGATGTTCATTTTATGCGCCATTTCGGTAATGGACTCAACAATGCTTTGGCTTTTAAAATTATTTGCAATGCCTTTAATAAATTGCCCATCAATTTTCAAAAGGTCAATACCTAAGGCTTGTAGGCGGTTGAGATTTGATCGATCACTCCCAAAATCATCAAGCGCTAAATGGTACCCCATCTCTTTGATGCGCTTTAGGTTTGCAAGCGTATGGGTATCGGTATCGCTTAAAATAATATTTTCCAAAATTTCAAACGTCACACACGCAGGGTCAATACTAAAATAATGTTGTTTTGCCAATACAAAATCAAGAAACGAATCTGAAAGCAGGTCTTCACTGGTAAGGTTGATAGAAAAATGAATCTTTGTTCCTGAGAATGTTTTAAAGACTTTATGGATCATCATACGGGTGATACTGCTCATCAGTCCACTACGACGTGCGGCTTCTAAAAAATAAGCAGGGGGAATAATGTCATCTTTATCTTCAATGCGTGCGAGGCATTCGTACTTTTCAATGGTGAGGGTTTTGGTATCCACAATGGGTTGAAAATATGGAATTAAACGGTCTGCTTCAAGCGCACTGCGTAATTTTTGAATCCACAGCGTGTCTGATTGTGATTTTTGAATGGATGTATTTTCCGTGTTGTAAATGCTGATTTGATTGGGGAGCCCTTTTAAACGAGCTTCTCTTAATGCTGTTCTTGCGTTAGAAAGCAGTACAGATGCATGCGTAGATGTGGCAATGCCACATGAGAGGGTGAGGTAAGTAGGGCTTTCATCATCATTCTCACACACAGGTGTTTCTCTGAAAAAGGCTTGTACTTGAATGGCAAATGCGTTGGGGTCGTTCAGGCTTGGATTGAAGACGATGACAAATTCATCGGAGTTGTAACGGTAAAGGTGTGCTTCTTCGGAGAGGTTATAGCTTAGATATTCAGCCACTTTTTTGAGCACTTCATCGGCAAAGGCACTGCCATACATTTGGTTTATCAAACTAAAATCATCGATATTATAAAGCATAAGTGTCAGCGGGTGTTGGGACTCATACTGCTCTAAAAAATCGTACAAGACTGAGGCATTATGCAGCTGGGTTAAGGGGTCAATCGTTAGAAAATCTTGCATAATTTTGTGTTGTTTAAAGAGCTTTTGATTAAGCTGTGTTTGACACAAGGACTCATTTTTACGCTCTTCTACGAGGGTACTTGCCGTAAAAAGTGTTTCAATGAGTTGGTCAAAATCAATGGGTTTTAAAATGTAACCATTCACATTATTGCGAATACTCTCTAAAAAATACTCGGTTTCATTATGGGCTGAGACAATAATAATCACTTGCTTTGAATTGAGAAGTTTAATTTGCTTGATCAGCTCAATGCCGTTCATATGGGGCATATTAAGATCTGTGATGACTATATCGTAAGCCATTGGGGATGCTTTGTATTTTTCCAGAGCATCAATGCCATTATTTGCCTCATCAATATGGTCAAAAAGATCGTTTAAAAGGGCAACGGTGTTTTCCCGCAACACAAGGTCATCTTCAACATACAAAACGTGTAAAGATGCGGTACGTTGAATGAGCTCATTGAGATTCATTGGTGAGACTCTCCATCAAGTTTGATGATAAATTGTGCTCCCATACTACCATTATTTGCAAGAATTTTACCTTTGCAATGCTCTTCAATAATAATTTTTGACATATAAAGCCCTAAGCCAGATCCATTTTTTTCACTTTTAGTAGAAAAATAAGGTTCAAACATATGCTCTAAGACTTCAGGGCTCATGCCTCCAGCATTATCTTCAATATAAATACACTGCCAAGCATCCTCTTGCTTAATGGTAATATAAATATGTGGATTTTGAATAGAACGCTCTTTAATAACATCTTCCGCATTTTTAAGAATATTTAAAATCACCTGTGTGACCTCATTGGCATAGGTGTAAATGGCTTTGGTTTCGTAGACTTGAACATTGATGGCGATGCCATTGACTTCCAATGCTTTACCAATAATCTCAAGGGTTTTACTGATAAGTTGCGGTAGGCTCACCCGCTCTTGTTGTTTATTGGGTTTAAAAAAATTACGAAAATCATCAATGGTATGCGTGAGAAATTGCACATACGACTCGATGCGATTCATAGACTCTTCTAAAAAAACTTTACTGGCTTCTTGCTCTTCTTTACTGCTTCCTAGAAGGCGATTGAGTGTAAGTTTAAGTCTAATGGAAGCCGCAATCGTTGAGATAGAACCTAAAGGTTGCCTCCACTGATGGGCAATCATACTAATCATTTCACCCATTTGAGCTAGGCGTGATTGTTGTAAAATGTGTTTGTCTTTTTCTCTGTTTTTATGCACTTCTTCTTCAATTAAACGCTCTAGCGTCTGGTTGATTTCTCGTAATTCAAGGTGATTTTTACACGCGCGAATAGCATTTTCAAGTTTGTCATGAAAGGAATCAATAATGGCCTCAATGTGGGTTAATTCCTCTTCTTTAACTTCTAATAAAAAAGCAATCCAATCTTCTGCAATCTTTACATGTAAAAGTTTTTTACCACTTTTGTGTTCACGTTTCATCGTAGTTTTATCGTTGTATGAGGGGGGAGAAAAAAGTGGGATAAAGGCTTTTTTTCCGTAAAAACAGACACGGGTAAAGCCCTG harbors:
- a CDS encoding bile acid:sodium symporter family protein, coding for MMIARINTLFPLWALLFSILAYSVPEHIVPYKAYITPLLVAIMFFMGVTLRLEDFARVLKKPKPIILTILLQFTIMPLAALLLSKALGFSTELLIGMVLVGAVSGGTASNVITYLAKGDVALSITMTITSTLLSIVATPFLSLLYVGQTVPVPASDMLISILQLVLAPVFVGVIVNYFLHRFIKRYEPYLATLSMLAIVLIIAIVVALNQGRIASIGLMVIVGIMLHNLTGLFSGYWIARFMGFEHKICKTIAIEVGMQNSGLAVALAMKYFTPLSALPGAIFSVWHNISGALLAGYWSRQK
- a CDS encoding peptidylprolyl isomerase, which codes for MSKLKTYDYTKEQLLAFQYAIIKTEKGDIVIKLNPEETPIAVANFATLANDKFYDGLIFHRVIKNFMAQGGCPSGRGTGGPGWNIACECRGQKSKHKRGSLSMAHAGPNTGGSQFFICFVDCPHLDGVHTVFGAIDKEDKESFKVLDSITQDDKMLTIEIKDTL
- a CDS encoding response regulator transcription factor, whose amino-acid sequence is MHQPLSLLLIEDDSALRTELEAFLSDFFDEIISCDSAENAYTYYEKKRFDVVVSDIELPAQNGLAFIEKIKKKNPSQMVLVISAYKEVDYFLKSIELGIFSFLTKPFDSQHLINTFFKVTALLRKEHNHDCSHHRLVLSEGVVFDRQEHTLHVKGVLQELTAKEELLLSLLAKHVNQFVRNEHLCHAVWKSEEVNSSTLRALVKRLRDKLGYDESIINLKNRGYKLRMNHL
- a CDS encoding EAL domain-containing response regulator: MNLNELIQRTASLHVLYVEDDLVLRENTVALLNDLFDHIDEANNGIDALEKYKASPMAYDIVITDLNMPHMNGIELIKQIKLLNSKQVIIIVSAHNETEYFLESIRNNVNGYILKPIDFDQLIETLFTASTLVEERKNESLCQTQLNQKLFKQHKIMQDFLTIDPLTQLHNASVLYDFLEQYESQHPLTLMLYNIDDFSLINQMYGSAFADEVLKKVAEYLSYNLSEEAHLYRYNSDEFVIVFNPSLNDPNAFAIQVQAFFRETPVCENDDESPTYLTLSCGIATSTHASVLLSNARTALREARLKGLPNQISIYNTENTSIQKSQSDTLWIQKLRSALEADRLIPYFQPIVDTKTLTIEKYECLARIEDKDDIIPPAYFLEAARRSGLMSSITRMMIHKVFKTFSGTKIHFSINLTSEDLLSDSFLDFVLAKQHYFSIDPACVTFEILENIILSDTDTHTLANLKRIKEMGYHLALDDFGSDRSNLNRLQALGIDLLKIDGQFIKGIANNFKSQSIVESITEMAHKMNIKVVAEYVSSDEELKMVQKLGIDYAQGYFLGIPENHLLKMIHS
- a CDS encoding sensor histidine kinase, whose product is MNPFSQQLLISYECVSAIGVSLHLEEMMTHFLKTFSRKTGALAAIYWKADTQGFTRVCFYGKKAFIPLFSPPSYNDKTTMKREHKSGKKLLHVKIAEDWIAFLLEVKEEELTHIEAIIDSFHDKLENAIRACKNHLELREINQTLERLIEEEVHKNREKDKHILQQSRLAQMGEMISMIAHQWRQPLGSISTIAASIRLKLTLNRLLGSSKEEQEASKVFLEESMNRIESYVQFLTHTIDDFRNFFKPNKQQERVSLPQLISKTLEIIGKALEVNGIAINVQVYETKAIYTYANEVTQVILNILKNAEDVIKERSIQNPHIYITIKQEDAWQCIYIEDNAGGMSPEVLEHMFEPYFSTKSEKNGSGLGLYMSKIIIEEHCKGKILANNGSMGAQFIIKLDGESHQ